A stretch of DNA from Maridesulfovibrio sp.:
GCCGGCGATATTATTATTTTCTGTCCGGGCCGCAAAAGGCCTAACATGGAGCCGGTGTTGTTGGTATGCACTCCTACCACCTCGCCATCCAGCTCGGCATAAACGGTAAATCGTTTGAACCGACGGATGAATACGGCCTCTCTGGTCCCTTCAGGATATAAAATTAACATTTTTGACATTTTACTTTCCTCGGTGTCTGTGTTTAAACCGGGCGGACGGGGAGTTCAGATATCTATTCGAAAAATCGACTCAATTCAAAGAGATTCAACCATGGCAGCCCGATACCAGCTGTGCTGTGCTCAGGCTGCGACTCCTAGGACCGGAGACTTGCAAGAAGCGCTGAAACCCTTGTTTGGCAACGATTTTCATACCGTCACGGACGGCTGTTAGACCGTAAAACCCCTTGACGAATCAGCGGGTATCTGGAATATCGTCCTGTTAGTCACAGTGTGACAATTTTCACTTTTTCGGCCCGTGCAGGCGGTGCCGGTCCTTGTTTTCGGGCATCAGAACCGGATAGAAAGGATCCCAAAATCTATTATTATTGTTCGCAATACAGGTATTTCAAATGAGTCTTGTACAAAAACTGTCGGAAAGAAAAGAAGATCTTGCAGGCAAATGGAATGATCTCGTGCTTTCTTCGTATCCCAAGGAAACACAGGAAGTGTGGAAAAGCAACAACGACAGGTTTACCAATCCTGTGGGGATCACCATCAAGAAGGTTACGAGCGAACTTTTAGATCTGATCCTTGAATGGAAAAGTGCCGACAATATTGCCAAGTCCCTGGATGAACTGATCAAAATCAGAACCGTACAGGACTTCGCACCATCCAAAGCTTTAAGTTTTGTCTTCCTCTTCAAGAAACTCCTGAGAGACGAGTTCATGGACGAATTGAGACAGGAAGGCAAACTTGATGAGTTGCTCGCGTTTGAGGCCCGGATTGATAATCTGGGGCTGATCGCGTTCGACATCTATACCAAGAATAGGGATTTGATCACGCAGATGAGGATTGAGGAGGTCAAAAGATCTCATCACATGCTCCTCCGGCGGGTCAACGAAATCGAGGACGCTTCGGCCAAAGGGGCCGGACAGGTGTAGTGGCCGGCTTCTCCTGGAAGCCAAACGTGTAAGCGAGGTGAAGGTAGATGAACGCTTTGTACTCACTCGTTTTAGTTTTTGCTCTGGTGCTTATCGCCCTCTTCGGAGTCGGTACGGCACACATGGCAGGACTGTTCGGCACTTTGCTACCGTATGTAGCGGTTGCCGTTTTTCTGGTGGGCTTTGCCCGCCGGATCATAGGCTGGGCCAAAAGCCCGGTTCCTTTCCGTATCCCGACCACGGGCGGTCAGCAGAAGTCTCTGGACTTCATCAAGCATGACTGTTTTGACAACCCTGTGACTCCGGGTCAGACATTTATACGCATGGTTCTTGAAATCTGCTGTTTCCGTTCCCTCTTCAGGAACACTTCGGTAGCTCTCAAGGACGGTAGAGTAACGTATTGTTCAGCCAAATGGCTGTGGCTCTTTTCGCTGCTCTTCCACTATTCGTTCCTGCTCATCGTGATCAGGCACATGAGGCTTTTCTTTGAGCCGGTACCCGCATGTATCGGTTTTGTGGAAATGCTCGACGGGATCCTGCAGATCGGCGTACCCAGACTGTACATGTCCGACCTGCTCATTCTGGCCGGACTGGGCTTTTTGCTCGGACGCAGACTGAAAGATCCCAAAATCCGTTACATATCTCTGGTAACAGACTATTTCCCCCTGCTTCTCATCATCGGCATTGCTCTGTCAGGTATCTACATGCGCTACTTCGCCCATGTCGACATCGTGAACATCAAGAAGCTGACCATGGGACTGGTAACCTTCAGCCCGGTCATTCCCGACGGAATCAGCGTGGTATTTTTCATCCACCTCTTCCTGGTCTGCACCCTGCTGGTTTACTTCCCCTTCAGCAAGCTGATGCACATGGGTGGCGTATTCCTGTCTCCCACAAGGAACATGCCTAACGATACCCGCATCAACCATCATGAGAACCCCTGGAACGATCCCAACATCAAGCCCCACAGCTACGAGGCTTACGAGGACGAATTCAGGGAAGTAATGATCGAGGCTGGTCTCCCGGTGGAAAAAGAGGCATAGCAAGTCCACAAGACCTATGCCGGTAGGACCTTAAATATCTTTTGATGAGGAGTTGACATGGCTGACCTCCCAAAAGCTGATGAGCTTTTTAAAAGCATTAATTATACGCCGCCGTCCACTGGATGGATGGATACCCCGGTAGATACATCTCCGGGGAACTGGTGTTACCCCGCCAAGGCGGAAAAACTCGAGTACCTGGGTTTCCCCAACCCGCGTGAGTGGTCACCCGCAGACGTGGATTGGAAACTTCCCGAAAACTGGCAGGACATCGTCCACCAGGGATTCAAGGAAAGACTCGATAAATATCGTTCACTCAAAGTATTCATGGACATCTGTGTTCGCTGCGGCGCCTGTGCTGACAAGTGCCACTTCTTCATCGGTTCCGGTGATCCAAAGAACATGCCCGTCCTGCGTGCGGAACTGATGCGTTCCGTTTACCGCAAGGATTTCACCATGGCCGGAAAGATCCTCTCCACCCTTACCGGGTCCAGGGTCATGACCGAAGATGTCCTCAAAGAATGGTTCATCTACTTCTATCAGTGCACCGAATGTCGCCGCTGTTCGCTGTTCTGCCCCTACGGCATCGACACAGCAGAAGTAACCATGATGGCGCGCGAACTGCTGCACCTGTGCGGCGTGAACATCAACTGGATCATGGAACCGGTTTCCAACTGTAACCGTACCGGTAACCACCTCGGCATCCAGCCCCACGCCTTCAAGGACATCGTCGAGTTCATGGTTGACGATATCGAAGAAATCACCGGAAAACGCCTCAACGTTCCCATGAACGAAAAGGGCCACGAAGTAATCTTCATCACTCCTTCCGGTGACGTTTTTGCTGATCCCGGCATCTACACCTTCATGGGTTACCTGATGCTGTTCGATCACATCGGCCTCGACTACACCCTGTCCACCTACGCATCTGAAGGCGGTAACTTCGGTCTGTTCACATCTGCGGACATGATGAAGAAGCTTAACGCCAAGATGTACGCCGAAGCAAAACGCCTTGGCTGTAAATGGATTCTCGGCGGCGAATGCGGCCACATGTGGCGCGTCATCAACCAGTACATGGATACCATGAACGGTTCTGCGGACTTCCTGGAAGTTCCCAAAAGCCCCATCACCGGTACCGTGTTCAGTAACGCACGCCAGACCAAGATGGTACACATAACCGAATTCACGGCCGATCTCATCAAGCACAACAAACTGAAGCTTGATCCCAGCAGGAACGACCATATTCGTGCAACATTCCATGACTCCTGCAACCCCGCACGTGCCATGGGCCTCATGGACGAGCCTCGCTATGTCATCAAGAACGTTGTCAAAAACTTCTTTGAAATGCCCGAACAGACCATCCGCGAACAGACTTTCTGCTGTGCCGGCGGTTCCGGGCTCAACACTGACGAAATCATGGAAATCCGCATGCGCGGAGGCCTGCCGCGCGGTAACGCATTGAAAGCGGTTCAGGATCAGTATGATGTAAACATGCTCTCCTGTATCTGTGCAATCGACCGCGCAACCCTCGTTCCTCTTGCCAACTACTGGGCTCCCGGCGTTGACGTCTGCGGTGTTCACGAGCTTGTGGGTAACGCCCTCATCCTCGACGGCGAAAAGGAAAGGGAAGTAGACCTTCGTATGAATCCTCTGCCCGGGAAGGAGGGGTAACTCATGCATTACGGTGGAAAAATAATAACCGGCCTGGTGATCTTCCTCGGCCTTGTGTCCATGCCTTTCTGGTTCAATATCGGCGGCAGCTTCGAAGAACCGAAACTGGAACTGCCCAAGAACGCCAAGATCTGTGTGGCTCCGACCGAGAACATGCGCAAGAACCATATGAAGCTTCTCAACGAGTGGCGTGACATGGCTCTTCGTGAAGGTAAAAGGACCTATATCAGCGCAGCAGGCAACAGCTACACCATCAGCCTGCAGAAAACCTGCATGAAATGCCACACCAGCAAGCAGGAATTCTGTGACAAGTGCCACACTGCAGCCAGCGTAACTCCTTACTGCTGGGATTGCCACGTACCTCCCAAGGAGGCAAAATAATGAAACAGAGTAGAAGAAACTTCCTCAAGTTTGCAGGTCTCTCTGCAGCAGGACTTTGCCTCGCTCCTACCGCGGCCGCTATGGCTTCCGGCGGTACGGGCACAGGAGCCCACGCAGTAGTCAACAAGAACGCCCTGCATGCGGAACGCTGGGCAATGGTGATAGACACCCGCAAGCTCAATACCGAAGAGGCTATTGAGGCATTGGCGGAAACCTGCCACCACATCCATAACGTCCCCAAAATCGATTCCGTTCAGGACGTCAAATGGCTGTGGCCTGCTTCCTACAGCGAAGCTTTTCCCGAACAGGAAAACAACTTCCCTTCCGAAGCTCAGGAAAAACGCAGCTTCCCCCTGCTTTGCAACCACTGCGAGCAGCCTTCCTGTGTACGCGTGTGCCCGACCAAGGCGACCTTCAAACGTGCCGACGGCATCGTTGCCATGGACTACCACCGCTGCATCGGCTGCCGCTACTGCATGGCAGCATGTCCGTTCGGTTCACGCAGCTTCAACTTCATGGACCCCAGAACCCATCTGGATATGGACAAGATAAACATGAAGTTCCCTACCCGCATGCGCGGTGTTGTTGAAAAATGCAACTTCTGCGTTGAGCGTCTTGCTGAAGGAGAAATGCCCGCCTGTGTGGAAAAGTCCAACGGCGCCATCCTTTTCGGCGATCTGCAGAATCCTGACTCACCCGTAAGGCAGGCCCTGCGCGAGAACTTCACCATCCGTAGAAAACCCGCCGCAGGCACCGAGCCCGGCGTGTACTACATCATCTAGGGGGGAAGCCTGATATGTTCGAAAAAGCTCTAAGAGGCGGACCGAAGTACTGGGCCTGGATAGGCTTCCTGCTGCTCATAATTGCTTCCGGTTTCTGCGTATATGTTACCCAGCTCAAGGAAGGGATGACCATCACGGGTCTTAACCGTGATGTTTCCTGGGGCTTCTATATTGCACAGTTCACCTACCTTGTCGGTCTCGCCGCATCCGGCGTCATGATCGTACTGCCCTACTACTTCCATCACTACAAGAAGTTCAAAGGCATGGTAATCATGGGTGAATTCATGGCCATCGCTGCCGTTGTCATGTGTCTCGGCTTCATCATCGTCGACATCGGACAGCCCCAGCGTATGCTCAACATCGTCTTCCATCCGACTCCGAACTCCATTCTCTTCTGGGATATGATTGTTCTGAACGGATACCTGCTGCTCAACGTAGTAATCGGCTGGACCTGCCTTGAATGTGACCGTCAGCGCGTTTCCCATCCCAAATGGGTTAAGCCCCTGGCATACACATCCATTGTATGGGCATTCTCCATCCACACGGTTACCGCGTTCCTGTACGCCGGCCTTCCCGGACGCCACTACTGGCTCACCGCCATCCTGGCTGCCCGCTTCCTGGCCTCCGCGTTCTGTTCCGGTCCCGCAATTCTGCTGCTGGTCGTTTTCCTGGTCCGCAAGATCACCAAATACGAACCCGGCAAATCCGCCATCGGAACACTCACCACGATCATTACTTACGCAATGTGCGTGAACGTTTTCTTCTTCCTGCTTGAAATCTTCACAGCATTCTATTCCAACATACCGGGACATATCCACTCCATCGCCTACCTCTTCGTCGGCAGCCACGGCCACGAAGAACTGGTTCCCTGGATGTGGACCGCAGCAGCATTCGCCATCATAAGCCTTGCGCTGCTCATCCCGCCCAAACTGCGTTACAACCAGAAGCTTCTGCCCTGGTCCCTGATCATCCTCGTTA
This window harbors:
- the dsrM gene encoding sulfate reduction electron transfer complex DsrMKJOP subunit DsrM; this translates as MNALYSLVLVFALVLIALFGVGTAHMAGLFGTLLPYVAVAVFLVGFARRIIGWAKSPVPFRIPTTGGQQKSLDFIKHDCFDNPVTPGQTFIRMVLEICCFRSLFRNTSVALKDGRVTYCSAKWLWLFSLLFHYSFLLIVIRHMRLFFEPVPACIGFVEMLDGILQIGVPRLYMSDLLILAGLGFLLGRRLKDPKIRYISLVTDYFPLLLIIGIALSGIYMRYFAHVDIVNIKKLTMGLVTFSPVIPDGISVVFFIHLFLVCTLLVYFPFSKLMHMGGVFLSPTRNMPNDTRINHHENPWNDPNIKPHSYEAYEDEFREVMIEAGLPVEKEA
- the dsrP gene encoding sulfate reduction electron transfer complex DsrMKJOP subunit DsrP; protein product: MFEKALRGGPKYWAWIGFLLLIIASGFCVYVTQLKEGMTITGLNRDVSWGFYIAQFTYLVGLAASGVMIVLPYYFHHYKKFKGMVIMGEFMAIAAVVMCLGFIIVDIGQPQRMLNIVFHPTPNSILFWDMIVLNGYLLLNVVIGWTCLECDRQRVSHPKWVKPLAYTSIVWAFSIHTVTAFLYAGLPGRHYWLTAILAARFLASAFCSGPAILLLVVFLVRKITKYEPGKSAIGTLTTIITYAMCVNVFFFLLEIFTAFYSNIPGHIHSIAYLFVGSHGHEELVPWMWTAAAFAIISLALLIPPKLRYNQKLLPWSLIILVIATWIDKGLGLLIGGFTPNPFNEITTYWPTGRELMVSMMVYALGALTLTFLYKIATDVKRELGELTTPD
- the dsrJ gene encoding sulfate reduction electron transfer complex DsrMKJOP subunit DsrJ, producing the protein MHYGGKIITGLVIFLGLVSMPFWFNIGGSFEEPKLELPKNAKICVAPTENMRKNHMKLLNEWRDMALREGKRTYISAAGNSYTISLQKTCMKCHTSKQEFCDKCHTAASVTPYCWDCHVPPKEAK
- the dsrO gene encoding sulfate reduction electron transfer complex DsrMKJOP subunit DsrO, giving the protein MKQSRRNFLKFAGLSAAGLCLAPTAAAMASGGTGTGAHAVVNKNALHAERWAMVIDTRKLNTEEAIEALAETCHHIHNVPKIDSVQDVKWLWPASYSEAFPEQENNFPSEAQEKRSFPLLCNHCEQPSCVRVCPTKATFKRADGIVAMDYHRCIGCRYCMAACPFGSRSFNFMDPRTHLDMDKINMKFPTRMRGVVEKCNFCVERLAEGEMPACVEKSNGAILFGDLQNPDSPVRQALRENFTIRRKPAAGTEPGVYYII
- the dsrK gene encoding sulfate reduction electron transfer complex DsrMKJOP subunit DsrK; amino-acid sequence: MADLPKADELFKSINYTPPSTGWMDTPVDTSPGNWCYPAKAEKLEYLGFPNPREWSPADVDWKLPENWQDIVHQGFKERLDKYRSLKVFMDICVRCGACADKCHFFIGSGDPKNMPVLRAELMRSVYRKDFTMAGKILSTLTGSRVMTEDVLKEWFIYFYQCTECRRCSLFCPYGIDTAEVTMMARELLHLCGVNINWIMEPVSNCNRTGNHLGIQPHAFKDIVEFMVDDIEEITGKRLNVPMNEKGHEVIFITPSGDVFADPGIYTFMGYLMLFDHIGLDYTLSTYASEGGNFGLFTSADMMKKLNAKMYAEAKRLGCKWILGGECGHMWRVINQYMDTMNGSADFLEVPKSPITGTVFSNARQTKMVHITEFTADLIKHNKLKLDPSRNDHIRATFHDSCNPARAMGLMDEPRYVIKNVVKNFFEMPEQTIREQTFCCAGGSGLNTDEIMEIRMRGGLPRGNALKAVQDQYDVNMLSCICAIDRATLVPLANYWAPGVDVCGVHELVGNALILDGEKEREVDLRMNPLPGKEG
- a CDS encoding RsbRD N-terminal domain-containing protein; translated protein: MSLVQKLSERKEDLAGKWNDLVLSSYPKETQEVWKSNNDRFTNPVGITIKKVTSELLDLILEWKSADNIAKSLDELIKIRTVQDFAPSKALSFVFLFKKLLRDEFMDELRQEGKLDELLAFEARIDNLGLIAFDIYTKNRDLITQMRIEEVKRSHHMLLRRVNEIEDASAKGAGQV